The stretch of DNA cctccctgctgcacaTTTAGGTGTAAACCAGAACCAAAAACAAGAAACCACAGCAAAAAGTATCATAAAGGATACAGTAATGCTGTAAAAACACAAACttggaaggttttttttgtaAGGATTCAAAAAGAACTCCTTACCAAACATAACATCGACAAGTGGTTCAGACCCATCGTGTCTCACATCCGCAGTCACCTCGCAGTTCCTGTTGGTGGCTTGTATTTTTTTACGGCTTATACATTCAAGAaattttctgaaagataaaGATATACTGAGTACACTGTAGGGAGAAGTTCAGCAAACACAtggaagatattttaaaaactgatttgAACAGCTTGACATGGCAGGGTGACAGAAGCGTAAACATAATGGAATTTGTATTTAATAGTTTCAGACGTACTTTTTATGGGGATTTTTTattaggatttttatttatttggattttttttttatgaggaTTTTTTCgtttggatttttatttgtgaAAATCCACACGGATGTTCCTTATATACTTAACACGTAGAAAGAACTTCGCAAAACTTCAAGGCGTTTCTCCCAGCTGGGTTACTAACAAGTTATGTCAATTAACTTGGGGTTAATTGAAGTAACCCCAAGGTcattgtgcccccccccagctcctcagcGCAGGCccaggtccccccccccccggcgcagGCCCGAGGCCCAGGGCACACCAACGCCGCCGGGGGGCCGGGGTTGCCTGACAGCCCCCCGGCGCCCCTCACCTGGTGCTCTCCACGTTGGACTCGAAGGGGCAGAAGCGCACCACGATACTCTTCACCGGCCGCAGCACTACGTTGATCTTGGTCGCCATCTTCTCGCTGCCCCTCtactacaactcccagcaggCCCCTCGCGGAGGAGGGCAATGGGAGGGCGGGCTGTCTGCCGCAAGGCCGCCTGGGAAATGTAGTCCGCGAGGCGCTGAGACGGCCTCTCCCCCGGGTATTCCTACGAGCCTCATTTAATGATCTGGGGTTGCTCCAGGCTGTGCTTGTCTATAGTTAAAGGAGAGAGGCCAACTGACTCTTCTTTCGCCTGTGTAATGCCCTAAATCCCTATTTAGACATGGATTTAAGTACCCAAACATAAGCAGCATAAACCTAAGGTGTGAAGGTCTACTCGAGCAGAAACCATTGCAGTCATAGCCCCAAGTCTTTGTACTGACCTGCCCCTAAGCAGTGTCTGATCTGAGATGTGCCAACAGCAGCTGGCTGCCCTACCGCAAAGGGATTACACCTTATGATTTCCACTTGTTCTGATCATATTCCCTGTTACAAACTTCTTAACTGGAGTAGATATTTTAGTATATTACAGGTGTGACAGTGATCCTCCAATAATactaaaaagagggggaaaaagtaTATGGAAAGAGGTAATATTTTTGTTAGTCCAGTAAAGTTAGAGAAAAAAGGCAAGCTTTTGACATAAAATTGACATAAAGGATCTGCTCAGGGCGCCAGTACCACTTAAAATTGCGTACCATAAGCAGAGGTTATGGAATAAAACAGGGAAGCTATCGTATTTTATCCATTAATTTAAGAAGTAAGGTTGCTTGGGaagtctgtatttatttatgtatttatctatttgtatttattttacttttacttcTATCCCTATTAGGTGACAGATTTTGATGTCATTCAGAAGTACTGTAGTTTATTCAATATGGTTGAGTAACTGAGGATATTAATGAGGATAAATATAACACGTAGGCAATATGACCAGGAATACGTTagaggaaatattttggaatataTCAACCAGAAGAGATGCATTTTGTATTGGAagtgaatacatttttttttttctgatgggttatgtaatacacaataaatgtttgttcactgtcttttgtaaaaacaaggagttctgtttgaggaacgggagttgtgaaaactccctgctgaagtaaggagctgtataatgcttggctagacactatgaaaattcttttgcttaatgtaacaaaaaagagaaacccccccccccccctccccttctctccttctgcatctgttgcctcttttgtttaaagacactgctgcaaagctcatgtaaccatctcctgataaattgctaacctagtgtatcaacatcctgccttcctgtctcacgctgggccaacatgaccaaataaaaaaaagaagttgaaccacagtGCCAAGGAAGACTATGGCCTTCaacttcacgaccaccagagggacagagacgaccccctagcaacagtgcgcgcagtcgcagaatataccaggatgtgctgcgtaatcccggaattaccaagatataaaaagggaccctggcgggggtgaggtgcgcgccgttggtggagccgagactccccggccgcccagcgctgttttgcttgctgttgcttactcaataaattcctttctattattaatgcaatgctctctgaaaattaattaagggggcaacttataacaaatttggtgccgtgactcggatgaaggcaatctgattgaaagaccttcggagggggcgccctgctgatttcagcggccttcgctaggactactttcattcaaatccttcaccAACGAACCCTAAATTcggcagcaagcaaataaagccgGCAACCCCTAGTAATCTTTGTGCACGAAGACCGAACGAAGACTCAGGAGTGAGTAAGTATAGGCCAGTGATCCgttcggttggggttgggtatcctGGAGCGTAGCGTTGTgagacgtccaattgcggacgaagcgagtgcggacccctcggtagtgcgattcccacatcccgcgagggactgggccacgaaaagggggaagcgatttgtgtgtgtgtgtgtgaaggcaCTCCAGAAGatgggtgtcctggtttcagttagcacagaattaattttcttcctagtagctggtggaatgctgttttggcttaggatgagaagagtgctgataacaccccgaagctttaattgttgcagagcagtgcttatactaagccaaggacatctcagccttttgctctgtcctgccaacggacaggctgggggtgcagtaagagctgggaggggacagacccaggacaggtgacccaaactagccaaaggggtattccataccatctgacgtcatgctaaacaatatataggggtggctaaccgggggaagggggccggactgctcggggttaggctgggcatcggtcagcgagtggtgagcaattgcattgtgcatcacttgtttgtacatattattattatttccctattatcaccatattattattattgttattattgttattattattttgttattattattttcctgtcttattaaactgtctttatctcaactcacgggcttcactttccatttctctcccccgtcccagagagggaggggggagggtgagcgaacggctgcgtggtgtttagctgccggccgggttaaaccacgacaatgggacagaagaagagtaagccttctggtcccatgggTGGGGTAACATCTGATGTTAGGTTACCCCgggattaatgattaaaaattgggaggattccccttttaggcggggaaggaataaagtaaaaatgatacattattgtgttgaagtttggggtgataaacagattcgaggagaccacctttactggcccgtatttgggtcctttgaagattgggtttgccaggccctaaatatttatgtaaactcaaaggaaccttttagtttggaagaaagtgaatatgCACATTTGTGGATCAGCTCAGAAACTCGAGCCAATTTAtatcctctaaaagaaaaaggagggaatgAGAGGCACAAGAAAAAACGAGAATTAGagaccccagccccactgcctccctATATTTCACCACCACCATCTGCAGCCCCTCCGACTCCCAGGCTTCCTAATCTGCAACCCCAGGGAGTCTCTGATAGCGACTCTGACTCTAGCGCTCAGGGACCAGTGACTAGGAATATGTGGCCGTCCCCATTAACTCCGGGGACATccgagattttaagaaagacaggaggagggtaagcgagctttaatggcaactgccataatgtttccagctgctgaggaataattctaactggaataataactgtacattgcatattgtatatataaaagcccgggcatttttgttaaagtgttctttt from Anas platyrhynchos isolate ZD024472 breed Pekin duck chromosome 2, IASCAAS_PekinDuck_T2T, whole genome shotgun sequence encodes:
- the MRPL53 gene encoding large ribosomal subunit protein mL53; translation: MATKINVVLRPVKSIVVRFCPFESNVESTRKFLECISRKKIQATNRNCEVTADVRHDGSEPLVDVMFADGDRLIMKGANLTTVEMLTALGSRCNTKELKAEQKSKKKNP